TATTTTATAGTTTGTTTCGAGTACCTGTTATTTTGATTGGAAATTATGATTTATCGCCTTTTGTTCCAGGAATGTTTGCATTATTTATCAATTCGAGCGCTTATATGTCTGAAGTCATTCGAGCAGGAGTTAACGCAGTTGACGTAGGACAAACAGAAGCCGCAAGAAGTCTTGGAATGAATTCTAAAATGACGTTTATTAAAATCATTTTTCCTCAAGCTATAAAGAATATTTTACCAGCATTGGGAAATGAATTTGTGACACTGATAAAAGAGACTTCTGTTTTAATGTATATGGGAGTTGCAGAACTTACATACCAAGCAGCGATGATTAAAACAGAGACTTATAGCTTTATGGAAAGTTATCTTGTTGTTGCAATTTTGTACTTGGTATTAACCTTTCCTACTTCTAAATTAATGGGCTATTTTGAACGGAGGTTAAAACGTGCTGATGCAAAATAAAATGATTGAATTACAAAACGTTTCAAAAACGTTTAAAGATGGAACAATCGCATTAAATCAAGTTTCATTAACAGTTTGTAAAGGTGAAGTATGTGTCTTGATTGGTCCTTCAGGATCTGGGAAGTCCACATTGCTTAGAACATTGAATCTGTTAGAAATACCTACAATAGGTGAAGTGATTTTTGAAGGGGTTAATCTATTAGACAAAAACATAGATGTAAATTTACATAGACAAAAAATGGGAATGGTCTTTCAAGGATTTCATCTATTTCCACATTTAACTGTTCTTGATAATTTAATGGTAGCTCCTTTATCAATCAAAAAATGGGATAAAGAATTAACAAAAATCAAAGCATTAGAAATGCTTGAAAAAGTAGGGTTGCTTGAAAAAAAATCAAGCTATCCCAATCAATTATCTGGAGGACAAAAACAACGAATTGCCATCGCAAGAGCTTTATGTATGGAACCCGACATCATGCTTTTTGATGAACCAACAAGCGCACTTGATCCTGAATTGATTGGTGAAGTCTTACAAGTAATGCGAGTATTAGCTAAAACAGGAATGACGATGGTGGTTGTTACCCATGAAATGGGATTTGCAAAAGAATTTGGCGATAAAATTGTTGTGATGGATGAAGGAAAAATCATTGAAGAAGGAACAAGTGATGAGGTGTTCAATCATCCGAAAAACGCTAGGACTTTAGAATTTTTAAGAAGAGTCATCGATAAAATTTAGTCAAATAAAAATATATAAAAAAAGGTAAGCAAGTTGCATTGACTTTTTAGACTCTAGGACTATAATTAAACTATGTGATTAAATTAGTCAATCTTTGAATTTCTAAGATAGAAAAATGGGGGAAATAAATCAATGCACAATAAAACAGTTGTTCTTTATCGTTCTAAAACAGGGTTTGCCAGACAATACGCCAAATGGATTTCACAAGATTTACACTGTGATATGTTCGATGCTTTTAAAATAAAATATGAAGACTTAGATAAATATCATATTATTATATATGGAGCCGGTCTTTATGCAAAAGGTATCAATGGTTTAAAAAAAATGAAAAAGAAATTTGCATTACTAAAAGATAAAAATATTATCGTTTTTGCAACAGGAGCTACTTTAGACCAAGAAGAAGATATTAAAAACATTCAAAAATCTAACTTTACTGAAAAAGAAATAAATACACTTAAATTCTTTTACTTAAGAGGCGGATTTGATTATAAACGTTTAAGTTTAAAAAACAAGTTTATGATGACACTATTAAAAATGAAAATTAGAATGCAAAAACATTTAACAGATAATGAAGAATCTTATTTAGATGCATTTCAAAAACCTGTAGATTATACAAACAAAGAATATCTCATGCCTTTACTAGAGTATGTACATAGTTTTTCTAAAACAAATAAGAAATAAGTTACTATTTATAGAAAATAAAATAACATATAAATCGCCACATTTCGTTTATAATTTGTGGCGATTTCCATTTTTTTACTTTATTGAATCGAGATTAAAAGTGCGAAAACATTGATATTTGATTTAGAATGTGGTACTATGGGAAAAACTCTTACAGACAAAAAACATTGGTTTTTCAGTATATTAGATATTTAATAAGGGGGAAAAGTTATGAAAAAATTATTAACTTCACTGTTAGCCATTCTTTTATTTTCAACAATGGCTGGATGTGATTTACTAAGCACAATCATCGCTGTAAAGGATTTTTCAGTAGAATACAGAGAATACTCAGATAAGTATAACGCTGCAGAGATGATGACCATTTCTACATCAACAACTTTAGAAATAATTGATACAGATATTGAAAGCTTTGAAGATATGGATACTCTTATGTATTTTGAAATTGATAAAAGAAATGCATTTACGTACACCGAGCAAACCATTAATGATGTTAAAAAGATTTCAATTTTAGAAGATACAGAAGATTTTACCATTGAATACATCTTAAACGAAGAGAATAACTATGTAATTCCTACTATTTTATCAGATGAAAGTGAAACGACAGTTTCCTCAAATGAAATCTTTACTTTAGATGAATCTTTTTCTATTTCAGATGTTCAAAACGAATTAAAAACAGGAGAACATGCATACGAGTTTGATATTTTACTAGACAAAGTAATTGATTTAAATAATATATCAGGATTTGTCGATCAATTTAAAATCTTTGATAGTGAATTATCCACGTTTGCCAATGCCGTTGCGCATGTCAACCTAGAATTTCTTGGAGAAAATGGTGGAATTCATGTGAATGCCGTTCTTGATTCTTATCAAATCACGTTTGAAGATAATACTTATGTAACGCTTACTCTAACAAACGAAACTACGTTAACTATTTTAGATGAATACGTTGGTATTGATATTTATGGAGACGATTATTTTATTACTCCAGTAGAAGACATTAGACTTGCAAAAAAAGTTTACAACGCCGATCAATTAATTAAAGCTTCTATTACAGAATTTGAAAATGGATACGTTAAGCTTTATTTAGAACCAGGAATATATGATGTTTTTTCAGATAATTTTGGATTATTTTCAGCTTCGCAACTATATGATGCTGATCAAAATGAAGTTCTTTTAAACGCTGTAGATTCGATTCAATATGAAATTATGACTGAAGGAACCTATTATTATTACTTGATACCAACGACCAGTTTTATTTTAGATTTAACGTTTGCAGAAGTAGTAATAGAGCCAATCGAATAAATACTAACTATTTAAAAGCAAGTTTGAAAATTCAAACTTGCTTTTTTTTATGTCTTTTTGAATACTGAATATTATATTTAAAAATTAATTGATTTCGTTTGTCTCAAATGATAAAATATATAATGATAATAATAATATAAAAATTATTTTTGTAATTGATTTTACGTTTATTTAATTTTCATTAATTACTTTTTTAAAAATTAAAAGAGAGAATCTTTTAATCAAATACAAATTAAGTGTGGGGGTACACTAAAGTGATGAAAAAAGCAATGTGTGTAATATTTTGTTTAGCGTTTTTATTTACTTCTTATGGTTGCGAATTGCTTAAGGGAAGTTCTGATTTAACTCAATTATCTGCACCAGTTGTGACAAGCGTTGATTCAAGTCAAGTCATACATTGGAATAGCATTTCAAATGCCAGTGGATATGTTGTAAGAATTAATACCGTTGAAGGATCAACGACAGAATTATCATACAGTATTTCTTCTTTAATCGATGATTCACAAACGGTTGTTATTAAAGTCAAAGCAAAAGGAAGTGCACTATACTCTGATTCAGAATGGTCAAGTGAATATACATTTGACTTTGTTAAATCTACGACAATTGATGAAAATGACTCTCTTAGATTAACTGGAATAGGTCAATCCATTAATGTGGTTGAAGCAGGCTATGTTACATCAATCATTTATGATGCCATTTTTGATAAAGAAGAATTATCAAATCTTGATTTCAACGAAACAGACCCAGATTCACCAAACATGGGTGGGTATTATTCAGAAACCTCCATTTCTGGATTTAATTCTAAAACGGAAGTGACATTTGGAATCAATAAAGCTTCAAGTAAAGAAACGAAAAAGAAATTCACAAACAATGGATTTTCTCTTGGCGTTTCAGCAACGTTTGACTATAAATCTTATTCCAATCAATTCTATTATACAACGTATCAATTTGTATATACCAAAGTACTTTCTTTAGATGAGTATGCGACTAATATGAATAAATATAGTGATATGTTATCAGATAACTTTATTGCTACCATTAATGGTTTTAATCCAGATACAGTCACAGAAACGCAATTAAAAAATTTCTTTAAAGTTTATGGGACACACATTATTACTTCAGCGGTTTATGGAGGAAGTACACAAGCTTATTATTCGGTGTTAAATAACTCAGTTAACATTGATGCTTCTTTAAAAGTTGAATTAGAACAAACGACAAATAGTGTCATGCAAACAGCTATGACCGGTGGTGTTAGCAGTTTGTCTGCTTCTGTTTCCGAGGAATTAGGAATTAGTAACGAATATTTTGAAACAACTTTTTATGCTTCATTTAAAGGTGGAAACGTAGTCCCTTGTACCAATGAAGCTGCTTTTGCAGATTCATTAAGTGAATGGACAGAATCTTTTAATAACGCAGAAGATAAAGAAGATAAAAGTGTTATTGTAGGAATCTCCGAAGGTGGATTGTATCCAATTTGGGAATTATTACGTGCAGATTATCCTGCTCTTGCAGAAAAAATGGAAGATGCTTATGCAGATTATTCTGAAAACACATACAATGAATTTATTGATAAATTTGCCTTTACTGGAATTGAAATTTCTACTGCAAGCGATTTAAGTCTATTAAGAACAAATCCAAGTGGGTCTTTTATTCTTATGAATGATATTGATTTAAATAACTCTTATTTTACGCCAATCGAATCTTTTCAAGGAACGTTTGATGGAAATGGAAAAACGATAAGTAATTTTCTTATGACGGTACCAGCAGTAGATAATCCAGGAAATTTTGGATTATTTAAGACACTTGGTGCCAATGCACATGTTTATAATTTAACAATATCTGACGTTTCTATTGTAGGCAATGCTTATCAAGAAGGAACATATAGCTATATTGGTGCTTTAGCAGGAGTATCTCTTGGTAAAATTGAGAATGTAACCGTAGTTTCTTCAGATATAGCAGTTAATAGGGGAAAATCTGCCATTGGCGGAATTGTTGGTTCAAATGAAGGAGAAATCACAGATTCTTATGTATCTGGGCTTTATTTGTTTAATAACGGAGATATTGGAGGCATAGCAGGAATTTCTTCTGGAACCATAAATAATTCCGAAGTGGATGATTTGGAAATTATCCACTGGGGAAGTAAAATAAATAATTCCAAAAGCATCGGAGGATTAGTGGGATTCAATACAGGAGTTGTCCAAAATTCAGGTGGAGCAGGGCCAATATCAATGGAATATAAAGGCACAGGAACCGGTGGAATATGGCCTTTTACAATATACATTACTCCTAAATTTGGATTTGTGGTAGGAAACAACGGAACAACAGGTGTATTAAATTCAGTCTATTTTGATACAAATAGTACAAAAACAAATACAGGTGGATGCAGCACAGATTATTATTTTGCAAAAAGCAATGGTGCTGCTGGGAAAAATGACGGACAAATTGTCTAGTTTTTGTAAAAAAAGATAAAATAAAAATCAACCTCTTCTGTCATTTAGAAAAGAGGTTTTTTTATCGTCTTTCTTTTTAAAAGATTGTTTCAAAAGAACGTAGCGTAAAGTACATAGTATCTAAAATCACGAAAAAGTGGTATAATGAAACGAGTTTCTATAAATAGTAATTATTTTATTGAAATCGAAAATTCGATTATCAATATTTATCGAACTATAAAATTAGATTCAAAGAGGAGTACTATAAATACATGTCATTTAAAAAATTAGAAATTATCGAACCAATTCTTAGATCTCTAGAAACAGAGGGCTATGAAGTTCCAACCCCGATTCAATTACAATCTATTCCAGTATTGTTATCAGGAAAAGATGTACTAGGTAGTGCACAAACAGGTACAGGAAAAACAGCAGCTTTTGCTATCCCGATTTTACAAAATTTAACGATTGAACAACAAGACGTTAAAAGTCGTAGAGTAATTAAAGCCTTAATTTCAACACCAACTAGAGAACTTGCCTTACAAATAAAAGAAAGCTTTCAAGTCTATGGAAAACATCTAAAATTAAAAACAATCGTTGTTTTTGGTGGAGTTCCACAACGAAGTCAAACTGAAGCCATCAGATCAGGAGTAGATATCTTAGTCGCAACTCCAGGAAGACTACTTGATTTAATCAATCAAAAGATTGTTCATTTAGATCAAGTAAAATATTTTGTCTTAGATGAAGCCGATCGAATGCTTGATATGGGCTTTATTCATGATGTGAAAAAGATTATCGCTTTTATCCCAACCAAAAGACAAACCATGTTGTTTTCGGCTACGATGCCAAAAGAAATATCAAGTCTTGCCTCATCTATTTTAATCCATCCCATTAGAATTGCAGTTGTTCCTGTTGAAACAACCATTGATGCGATAGATCAAAGTGTGTACTTTGTCACAAAAAAGAGTAAAACAAAATTATTAATCCATCTTTTAAAAAGTAAAGATGTAACATCAGCTTTGGTTTTTTCTAGAACCAAACATGGTGCAAATAAAATTGTGAAAGATTTGCTTTTAGAAAAAGTGAAT
This is a stretch of genomic DNA from Bacillota bacterium. It encodes these proteins:
- a CDS encoding amino acid ABC transporter permease, coding for MDFSFLLEPYYIKLLLQGLFVTLVLAIVAVFIGAILGIIIALIRMSKIKIVSIIGSFYVEIIRGTPIVVQLIIFYSLFRVPVILIGNYDLSPFVPGMFALFINSSAYMSEVIRAGVNAVDVGQTEAARSLGMNSKMTFIKIIFPQAIKNILPALGNEFVTLIKETSVLMYMGVAELTYQAAMIKTETYSFMESYLVVAILYLVLTFPTSKLMGYFERRLKRADAK
- a CDS encoding amino acid ABC transporter ATP-binding protein → MIELQNVSKTFKDGTIALNQVSLTVCKGEVCVLIGPSGSGKSTLLRTLNLLEIPTIGEVIFEGVNLLDKNIDVNLHRQKMGMVFQGFHLFPHLTVLDNLMVAPLSIKKWDKELTKIKALEMLEKVGLLEKKSSYPNQLSGGQKQRIAIARALCMEPDIMLFDEPTSALDPELIGEVLQVMRVLAKTGMTMVVVTHEMGFAKEFGDKIVVMDEGKIIEEGTSDEVFNHPKNARTLEFLRRVIDKI
- a CDS encoding flavodoxin domain-containing protein; amino-acid sequence: MHNKTVVLYRSKTGFARQYAKWISQDLHCDMFDAFKIKYEDLDKYHIIIYGAGLYAKGINGLKKMKKKFALLKDKNIIVFATGATLDQEEDIKNIQKSNFTEKEINTLKFFYLRGGFDYKRLSLKNKFMMTLLKMKIRMQKHLTDNEESYLDAFQKPVDYTNKEYLMPLLEYVHSFSKTNKK
- a CDS encoding DEAD/DEAH box helicase, with translation MSFKKLEIIEPILRSLETEGYEVPTPIQLQSIPVLLSGKDVLGSAQTGTGKTAAFAIPILQNLTIEQQDVKSRRVIKALISTPTRELALQIKESFQVYGKHLKLKTIVVFGGVPQRSQTEAIRSGVDILVATPGRLLDLINQKIVHLDQVKYFVLDEADRMLDMGFIHDVKKIIAFIPTKRQTMLFSATMPKEISSLASSILIHPIRIAVVPVETTIDAIDQSVYFVTKKSKTKLLIHLLKSKDVTSALVFSRTKHGANKIVKDLLLEKVNAEAIHGNKSQSARQQALHLFKTNKIQVLVATDIAARGLDIEKLSHVFNYDLPEVPETYIHRIGRTGRAGLEGKAISFCSEEELPLLKDIQRHIKKQLPVIKDHPYIVVFSDTPLKQVIKNVPQHSQIPKNYSKHDSKNRRYKPSETSKKNISK